A segment of the Anopheles cruzii chromosome 2, idAnoCruzAS_RS32_06, whole genome shotgun sequence genome:
CGCGTTCGTCCTCGGCCCCTGGCCGCTTTCTTGGGACCACCGTCGTCGGAATCCATTTCTAACTTCCACTTTATTTCGTTAGCAGAGCAAAGGTAAACAATTTACTAACTTCAGAAATGGCTGTCAACAAATTTAACGAAACTTTTGTTGGCCAATGATGCcgattttgacgtttcgttgGGAATGTTACCGAATGACGTTCGGTAACAAACTGTGTTTATAGCATCCGTTTCAGAGTCAAACACAAACTTCGGACTGTTAGTCGTCCATGCAAGAATTGCTTTGTGTACTAATCATAGCCACGAACGTGTGTAAGAACCGACACCCCGGATAGCTAAACCACAATGGTGACTGCTTGAGTATGGACAGGAACTTTGTCATCATCCGCTGACACAGTGTATTCTCTTCGATCTCCTTTCGGGCGTTCGATTGATAACTCGGTGAAATAATCAGGGGCGTCCTCTAGAAGTGCTGCAAAtaccaaaaaccacaaagGAACAGAGCCTGACGAAGTTCCCGTTATGCCGCGTTGCCGTCGGTTGGCGTGGCAATAGTGTGGATACGTTCGAGCCCTAATTTCGGTCAACACTCTCCCCACAGCCTGCGGAGGTAATTGAAGATCGACTTCGTTTCGATAACAGTTTCATACCTCATCAGTTCGCCAACCCATCAGCGACGTGGGCCTACAGAGTGCCGTGGAATATGTCACTCGATGCTAGCGTACTGCCATCGGAACTGCTGACGACGGCCGCCCCGTTGGTCGGCCTTTCTGGGCTGGACGTGCCCCGGAATGCCATCCACAAATGCGTGTGGGATGCGTTCAACAATGCGAAGAAACCGGACAGTGAATCGATCCAATACAAGCTGCTGCCCGCGAGCTATGAGTTTCCGGTGTCGAAACCGAAGCACCAGTCCTACGAATGGTACTCCCCCAAAGGCATTCTCAAACGAAACTGGATGCTGAAACATCTACACGTCCTGCCTGCGGTGGTGGTACTGTTTCAGGACCTCGAGTGGAACGATCCGCAATGGACGGAAAAGCAGCTTCAGTGTGCGGCCACCATTCAGGTGCTCAAGAACTCGCTGCAGGGAAGAAACACTCGCATCGCAATCGCACTGCTGCAGCGGGGCCAACACTTGGCGCAGGGCGATGATCTGCTGGCTTCGGAGCGAGCCGCTCAGTTGACCAGCAACTGTGATATCAACGCGAAAATGTTGTTCGTACTTCCGCACAACGACCACCTGATGGGCCACATCTTCCGCCTCCAGTCGGCGTTCTTGGAGTTGGCTCAATCGTACTACGCGCAGATGATGAAGCAGATCCGGATGCACCGTGAACAGCTGACCGATGCTCACCTCTTGCTGAAGATCCGCCATCAGTTCAAGCTGGCGTTCATCTCCGAGCTGAAGCTCGACCAATCAAACGCCCTGCGGCACTACCGACAAACGTACACCTATCTGGACGAGGTGCGCATCGTCGACACGAACTGTCTCGAGCTGAAAACCATTGCCGGCTTCGTGAACTACAAAATCTGCCGGCTCTTCTTCCGCCTGAACGCCCCGAAAGATTCCATTTCGCACTTCAAGAACCACGTCCAAAAGTATCGAAACCGGACCGGTTTCAAGGAGCTGCTGTTCGAACACTACGCCTGGCTGAGCGTACAGTACAGTGCCTTTGGGGAGCTGTTTTGCGATGCGGTCAAGAACGGGCTGGCCCCGCTGCAAACGCAACACCCGGGAATCTACTTCCACAAGGCGGCCGAATACGTAGGGATGCGCAAGGACTCGTTCCTGCAATGTATGGCCCTCGCCAATGCGGTGCTTTCGGCGGAACTTGGGCCACCGGTTAGCAACTCGGCCTTGTACAGTGACTTTTTCGGCATCCGTGGCACCAAAACGGGCGAGCCGGTATCGGAACAGCAGATCATCGGCTTGGTGCAGGAGAACGAAAGGTCCGTCAACCACTCTACGGAGAAAATTGCGCTGCTGGGCAAAGCAATGGCACAGTTTAAGGTTTACAAGTGTCTTCGCTTTCGCAAGAAGCTGGCGATCGATATGGCCGAGGAGTATTTGAAGAGTGGCGATCACGCAAAAGCCCTCACACTCTACTCACTCATGCTGACCGACTATCGTGTCGACAAGTGGTATACTATCTTCACGCAGGTGCTATTGAAGACCCTGCACTCGGCGTACCTCTCGGCCTCGGTACCCGACTTTATTGGCTGCAGCGTCGAGGCACTGTCCCCGCGGATCGCCATGGAGAAGCAAGAGCGTATTTTAATCCTCGAAAACCTCTGGAAAGTGTTTCACGTAAGTAACTAACCGTTGAGGTTGAAGTAACTCATAATTGatatttacttttttacgTTCCCCAGAACGTTTCGCCGGTGTCGAGCAGCCAGAATGCCCCGGAACTAACAGCCAGCTGGCAAACGGCACTCGCGTCGTTTAGCAGCCCCATTAAACTCGATCTCGATCGGCTAAACGATCTACTTGAGTGTCGTGTGACGTTCGAAAAGCGACAAataaaaaacgatgaaaaattgCAGCTTCGGCTCTACGTTCGCTCGATGGTGGAAGTTCCGTTGAAGGTGCGCAATATTTCCCTGCTCCTGACGGACCTCAAATCAAGCAGCGTGCGCATCACAGCGCTACAGTACGCCGAGTACGATGGAAGTGAAGAAAGCGACAACAGCGACGAGCACCGTCTAAAAGCCTTCGAAGAGTTCATTCTGGAACCGGACAAGTGCTACAGGGTGGTGTTCGTTGGCGAACGGTATCTGTTTAGCGAGAGCATCGACGTGCATCTGTTTCGCCTCGAATTACAAATGGGCTCCGACCGAACGTTCGCCGTGATGTCGTTGCGCGAGAagctgaacaacaacaaacactttaAATCGTACAACCCGCACGGCGACTGTATGGAGCGGATCGCGGTCATCAGCTCGTGTTACATCATTCCGACGTACGTGACTATGCACAGAATTGATCGGAAGCGATTGAATCCCATAGATTCGATAACCATTTTCGATCCTCTTTCAGCTTCCACCTAAGCTCCCAGACCcttccaaccaaccaaccgatgCTGACGAACGAATTCTATCAGGTGACCACCAGTATCGCCAACCACTCCGATCTTTGTCTGCAAAACGTCGGTGTTGGCATCAGCGTGCCGCAGTTGCTACGAAACAGCGGTAAGCAAAACCGGAAGCAGGCTGCTCTGTAAAGTGCAAAAGGGTAACACAAAACTACGCTTCGTTCCAGTGTTTGTCACAACGGACCTCAGTCAGCCGATGCAAAAGATCCATTCCCACGTTCAGATCGACATCGGCGAGCTGCAGATGCAATCGTCCACGACTGTTTCCTACTACCTAACTAGTCTGGTAGCGGGCAACATCGAGTTGCGACAGAAAATGTACTATCAGATGGAAAACTTGCACCAAAGCAAAACGGTGACTCCCGGTGTCGGTCCCTCAGTTCCAAACGGGATCGCTGGTGGCAACGTAGCAGCAATCGATTCTCCCTCGACACCGAACAGCGAGAAAGAGGATCTAGCGAAGCTACTGGCCAGCGAGAAGAGTCTGCAACGGTACGTCAACAACCACAATGTGAAAATCGAGTATTTGGCCGACGAGCAGGTGCGCAAGATCAAGGAGGATACAGTGGTGATACCGTGCGTGGAAGAGATCAAGCTTACCGGTCGGTTCTACACGCTCAGCCGGGAAGCGCTCGGGCAGGCGTATCGCAACGAGGATTTTCTGCTCCGGCTCAACATGGAAGTGAAATCACCTGATCCGATCAACATACTCGAAACGCAGTTCGTCAGTGTGAGTGCGCTTATTATTAGAGTGAGCTTCATGGGTACGGTTTTAATTGCCACTCTTCTTTTCAGGATCATAACATAATGGAAAAACCATATAAATGCAGTGCGATGGTGCTAGGAACAGCGCTGCACCCGGCGAGCCGATTCGAAGAACTGAAGCTGCTGAGCGCCATCAATTGTTCGCGCGATTGGGTGTCTCAAGAGAATTACCTAACCAACGATACCCGGCTAGTCTTTAACCGTTCGCAAACGCCCGATCACGGTGGGCCTATGATCGGAACGCCACACAGTAGCGGACAGCGGAGTGACGAGCAGTATCAGAAGAATTTGCTTTCAAAACTGCCGACCAACGCCACGATAATCGGTAGCACCAGTGCCCAGCTTACGAGTCAAATGAACCTTTCTCTAACTCATGCTTCCCCCCATGCTGCCTTGGATGCTTCTGCTTGTGCCGACGGaccaccatcggcggcggatggcgatcaaccgacaccgacggtTTTAGGCAAGGGTATATCGGTAACCTCCACGATGACCACATCAACCGGAAGCGTGGAGGAATTCAAAGTGAGGCCATTGCCCCTCAACGAGTCGATTACAGGACCCTCGGGTTCGAAAGGCGCAGGACACGCGCCTGATGACGGTGGTAAAAGTGTTACCAAAAACGTCTACAATCACGGGTTGGACAGTGTTAAGTTGACGAACAACGACAGGAATGGATTCATTAATGCAAACTACGGACGTACGGAACACGCTGGTGACCAGTGGCCAGTTTTTGGGCTGTACTGCGTTCGATGGTGTCGAACACGGACTCCGGTAGTGGTAAACGAATCGAAATTTATTATCAATGGTATTGGTGAGTACATTTCGTGTCCGTTCGAGAGCCGGATTAATGATCACGATGTACTCACTGGAAAATGGTTACTGCTTGCAGAGGTCGTTGATCCTCCCCTCAACCTGTACTGCTACCTGGACCAACGAATGTACGTTCGAACGCCGATGACTTTTCGCATCACCTTGCGAAATCCTACGCGCAGGATAGTGCATCTGCAAGCAATATTGAATAGTTCGGATAGCTTTATGTTTGCCGGTCATCGACAGGTAAGTTCGGCAGGCTTCGCATGTTATGTGGAACTAATATTCCTGCTGTTGCCAGCATTAATAATATTGTTGAACCTTTAAAATAGAATCTGTTTCGTAACTCTTCCGTTTTGCTTTCGTCACAGTTTAACGTAACGATATTTTCCTACTCTTCGTACGATCTGCTGTTCAATCTATGCCCGTTaaaggctggctggcagctgctgccggagcTACAGTTAGAGTATCAAACCTTCCAGTCCCCAAGCACATTGGTTGCGCCCGATGCTGGTggaaacccggccccggctgccGGGGCACAGCCACTGCCAGAGGCGGCTCtagccgacgacgatgtgATACCGGATAGCGGTGCAGACGCGCAGCGTAAAGCCGAACTAGCCGCCCTGGTGCAACGATGGATTCCAAAGATGGTGTTCATCCACGTAAGTTGCCCTAGACCAACCGTGGTCATTCTGTTAGCCGACCGCACGTTGGATTTCTGATCCGTATGTTTTTTCAGCCACCTACAAGGACACTGTGATTGTAACGTTAATCGCAGAAATATCGGGGCGAATGGCCTCTAGGTTCCACCGGCTCGTCGACGGCGAAAGAAGGTGGCACGCGTAGGAAACGTTGGGTTGGTTTAGTAAATTTCAGTTGATTTAATGCCGCTCTGATCGGTGCGGTACGGTGGTCCAACGAGTGGTGCTTGCAGCAGAACGGTGAAATGGTAGGGTAATCAATATTGCAATAGCGAAAATCGTTCTCTTTGTCGTGGATGACAAAAGTGTTTATTGGCAGAGATGAGCTAAGACAGAGAACTGTTTGGCTTAGGTGAACGGTGAACGCAAACCAaaagtaattcaattttggCAGAATGTAATTTGCGGAATTCTCTATACGTGGAGAAAACCGAAATCAACCGAAGAAAGgcaataaaatgttgttttgatTGGCCGCGGCCACACTCGGCCGTATGAGTTTAATCATCGTCGCTTCTTGGCCACAAACTGTGTGGATTTTCAAACGTAAAATTTGCTTCATTCGGAAAGTTGGGATCATCGCGAGTCAGTGCGTTGAACATAGTACGTTCCTGCCACGCGCGTAGCTCGTGCGCAGGCATCCGGCTGTAGGCGACCTTCAGCATCTTTCTGAGCAAGTTTTCAGGGTTTACGCCGAGTTCCAGCGCCAGCGAATGTATGTTGGAGGACGTCATTTCGAAATAGTTTTCGAGCTGATTCTGTATGCCAACATTTCTGCACCGAGGACGTCTGCAAGCTTGCGCAGCGACATGTTTCACGGTTGGTTTGTAGGATTTTTGCTGCCAAGCCGCATTATTATCATGTCCGATTGTACCTACCGATGTGTGAAGTACGGGGTCGGTCGCGCATTTTGTAGTAGACAAACGGTTCGGGTGTGTTCGGGAACTTCCGGCTTCAAAAGGTTTTACATTCGACAAATTCAATGGTTCAGTCTGAACATGCAGAGCAATTGCATGGTATTCGGCACGTGATTGCCGGGTGATCGTAGCGGCAGGCAGGATCGCTGCTGTGCGTGGTAAAGAAACGGCGTTGACTGACGCTGCTGTGCGTGGTAAAGAAACGGCGTTGGAGAACGTCATAGAATGACCGTTGAAAAGAAGATTGGCCTGAGAAACTGGTATGCTGGTCTTACTTCCGTTTGAAGATTCCATCATCCCACTATCAAGAATCTCTCCAGAGGAGTTGGATAGTGTGCTAACTATACTAGAGATCCTTATCTTGTTATCAGGAGGGCAAGCATTGCTTGTTACTATCGTGCATGTAACAGGCCTTCGAAGTAGAAGCTTCTGCGCATCGCTCACGATCTCTGAAGACTCCATGCAACTCGAACGGTCAACCAAagctgctgatgttgttgcaTCGTACGGGTTGGTGGTTCTATCAGCCGTGGAAGGGTAAGGTGTGCTGGCCACACGTTTACTCACTACATCGTAACTCGCTTTAAACCCGTCCAAAAAACGATCCAAATTTTGCTCCTCCTGCTGGACGCTTTCTGTCTGATGGAAGATGTATCCTGCAACCTGCTGCTCCCGATGTTGAAACAGGTCCAACGAAGGACGCCTATCGATACGTTCGTTTGGATGTGCCTCAAATAAAGCAGGCGCTGCGGGGAACGGTGTGCCACTCATCAGTATGAGCTCTTCCGATACGTTTCGAGATAGGTTTGTATCTGCCAAATTTTCTTTGTTCAAATCATTTAAGTTCTGCGAGTTCTTCTCCAAAGATGGTTTCGGTCGCTCTTTCCTCGgccttggttttttttgccgtggCATTTTTATCCTTGGCATCGCAAAATATGCTGCGTAACTTTTCCTGTCTTTTCTTCCATTAGAGCGCAGTGTAGGAGCCTGTGAAGACTCTACCACAAATTCGTCATCTAAAACAAATGAACATAATATTTGGATGTATTTGGATTAATTCTCCTTCTTAGCTTCTAGTATACGCTTACCCTCTACTGGATTATCCATACTTTATGTAACACAATTAGACGCCTTGTTTCTGGCCCAGTAAGATGTTCAGTTTTCGTCTTGCACAGAAAATTAACCAGTAACGGAGAAACCGCATGTAATAGTTGACCGGTAATAATTGACAAACGATTtccgtaaaaaaaaaaacaggtcCAAGTTACCCTGTACTCTGCAACCACtgcttttgttgttttcttagTTGTTTTTCGGGGCCAAACTGAACACGAACGTTGTTATTCGTGTTCGTTGCACGCCATTAAAAAGATGATATTGTTTAACTCAATGACCAAGAAGAATATGGCtttaaaaactaaattaaacattaaaaaaaaagaatacgGAATCTCAAGTCCCAGCTTGTTTTGTGAAGTGCTACGATGTAGCAACTGACGTTTCAAAACAACTCGCCCTTCAGGGTCGTTTTTCGGAATTGATCCCGCGCCGACTGCGAGCTGTCAATGTCAATGTCGTTGCTGTAAACAAAGGCATTGAAAACATTCGAAACTGAGTCATCTTTCCTTTAACTCGGAACAAATTTCTGTAATTTACTAATTATTTGCCGATCAGTGGTCTTCGCTAGTTTGGCCCAGATTGGTGCGAAATCAAGTGGTCTTTAGAAGTTGTTCATTTTGTGTTAAAAGTGTG
Coding sequences within it:
- the LOC128277610 gene encoding trafficking protein particle complex subunit 11 → MSLDASVLPSELLTTAAPLVGLSGLDVPRNAIHKCVWDAFNNAKKPDSESIQYKLLPASYEFPVSKPKHQSYEWYSPKGILKRNWMLKHLHVLPAVVVLFQDLEWNDPQWTEKQLQCAATIQVLKNSLQGRNTRIAIALLQRGQHLAQGDDLLASERAAQLTSNCDINAKMLFVLPHNDHLMGHIFRLQSAFLELAQSYYAQMMKQIRMHREQLTDAHLLLKIRHQFKLAFISELKLDQSNALRHYRQTYTYLDEVRIVDTNCLELKTIAGFVNYKICRLFFRLNAPKDSISHFKNHVQKYRNRTGFKELLFEHYAWLSVQYSAFGELFCDAVKNGLAPLQTQHPGIYFHKAAEYVGMRKDSFLQCMALANAVLSAELGPPVSNSALYSDFFGIRGTKTGEPVSEQQIIGLVQENERSVNHSTEKIALLGKAMAQFKVYKCLRFRKKLAIDMAEEYLKSGDHAKALTLYSLMLTDYRVDKWYTIFTQVLLKTLHSAYLSASVPDFIGCSVEALSPRIAMEKQERILILENLWKVFHNVSPVSSSQNAPELTASWQTALASFSSPIKLDLDRLNDLLECRVTFEKRQIKNDEKLQLRLYVRSMVEVPLKVRNISLLLTDLKSSSVRITALQYAEYDGSEESDNSDEHRLKAFEEFILEPDKCYRVVFVGERYLFSESIDVHLFRLELQMGSDRTFAVMSLREKLNNNKHFKSYNPHGDCMERIAVISSCYIIPTFHLSSQTLPTNQPMLTNEFYQVTTSIANHSDLCLQNVGVGISVPQLLRNSVFVTTDLSQPMQKIHSHVQIDIGELQMQSSTTVSYYLTSLVAGNIELRQKMYYQMENLHQSKTVTPGVGPSVPNGIAGGNVAAIDSPSTPNSEKEDLAKLLASEKSLQRYVNNHNVKIEYLADEQVRKIKEDTVVIPCVEEIKLTGRFYTLSREALGQAYRNEDFLLRLNMEVKSPDPINILETQFVSDHNIMEKPYKCSAMVLGTALHPASRFEELKLLSAINCSRDWVSQENYLTNDTRLVFNRSQTPDHGGPMIGTPHSSGQRSDEQYQKNLLSKLPTNATIIGSTSAQLTSQMNLSLTHASPHAALDASACADGPPSAADGDQPTPTVLGKGISVTSTMTTSTGSVEEFKVRPLPLNESITGPSGSKGAGHAPDDGGKSVTKNVYNHGLDSVKLTNNDRNGFINANYGRTEHAGDQWPVFGLYCVRWCRTRTPVVVNESKFIINGIEVVDPPLNLYCYLDQRMYVRTPMTFRITLRNPTRRIVHLQAILNSSDSFMFAGHRQFNVTIFSYSSYDLLFNLCPLKAGWQLLPELQLEYQTFQSPSTLVAPDAGGNPAPAAGAQPLPEAALADDDVIPDSGADAQRKAELAALVQRWIPKMVFIHPPTRTL